The Spirosoma foliorum genome has a window encoding:
- a CDS encoding thioredoxin family protein: MKKAALLATIALVITVVLMNARSASTGYKVGDVVQDFKLKNVDGKMVSLADKPDVKGYIIAFTCNTCPVAKAYEGRIMALNEQFAAKGYPVVAIQANDAERSPGDSYTAMQQRAKAKNYAFPYLYDESQAVARTFGATNTPHMFVVKRDGAQFKVAYIGAIDNNHYDVATADKKYVESAVNELLEGKAVTTPSARAVGCGIKWKDA; encoded by the coding sequence ATGAAAAAGGCTGCTTTGCTCGCCACGATCGCTCTCGTGATTACCGTGGTATTGATGAACGCGCGCAGTGCCTCAACCGGGTATAAAGTAGGCGATGTGGTACAGGATTTTAAACTGAAAAATGTTGATGGGAAAATGGTTTCGCTGGCTGATAAGCCGGATGTGAAAGGCTACATCATTGCCTTTACCTGCAATACGTGCCCAGTTGCGAAAGCATACGAAGGGCGGATTATGGCCTTGAACGAGCAATTTGCAGCAAAAGGGTATCCGGTTGTCGCTATTCAGGCCAACGACGCTGAGCGGTCGCCGGGAGATTCATACACTGCGATGCAACAGAGAGCTAAGGCCAAAAATTACGCATTCCCCTATTTATACGATGAAAGCCAGGCTGTAGCCCGTACATTTGGTGCCACAAACACACCGCATATGTTTGTTGTAAAACGGGATGGTGCCCAATTTAAGGTGGCCTACATTGGGGCTATTGACAACAATCACTATGATGTGGCAACCGCCGACAAAAAATACGTTGAAAGTGCTGTTAATGAATTACTGGAAGGTAAGGCCGTAACAACCCCTTCGGCAAGAGCGGTTGGTTGTGGGATTAAATGGAAAGACGCTTGA
- a CDS encoding TlpA family protein disulfide reductase, which translates to MKSVLGIFLITLLLASSAIRGQSVPVIKFEQLKQLISRPNDTLYVVNFWATWCAPCVKELPQFEAIRQTYAKKPVHVLLVNMDNGKTLNTKVTPFVKNRKIKSRVVLLNEPDLNTWIDKLAPEWSGALPMTLIINSKRNIRQFIDRPVKEGELESMINQYKL; encoded by the coding sequence ATGAAATCGGTCTTGGGCATTTTCCTTATCACGCTATTACTGGCTAGTTCGGCTATCCGGGGCCAGTCTGTTCCTGTAATCAAATTTGAGCAGTTGAAGCAGCTGATTAGTCGTCCGAATGATACGCTTTACGTGGTGAATTTCTGGGCTACCTGGTGTGCACCTTGCGTGAAAGAGCTGCCTCAGTTTGAAGCCATTCGGCAAACCTATGCCAAGAAGCCAGTTCATGTTCTGCTAGTCAATATGGATAATGGGAAAACCCTGAACACGAAAGTTACCCCCTTCGTTAAAAATAGGAAAATTAAATCACGAGTAGTTTTACTTAATGAACCCGATCTGAACACCTGGATTGATAAACTAGCCCCTGAATGGTCTGGTGCTTTGCCAATGACACTGATTATCAATTCAAAACGAAACATTCGTCAGTTTATCGACAGGCCTGTAAAAGAAGGAGAACTTGAGTCAATGATTAACCAATATAAACTATAA
- a CDS encoding peptidoglycan recognition protein family protein → MKCLLSSLSLVILLLSKSYAQPAFRFVDKPIIFDEERKQLSLEYLAKRHGIQQQEPYIKPLMIVLHWTAVPTLEATFDIFNPSVLPGRPDLQKASRLNTSVPFLVDRDGTIFRLLPDTAFARHCIGLNYCAIGIENIGNNDLTKAQMKANVQLVRYLKRQYKSIEYLIGHYEYKDFIGTPIWKETDPTYLTGKIDPGKSFMRKVRNRVKDLHLKGSPGVSSESI, encoded by the coding sequence ATGAAATGTCTTCTTTCTTCCCTATCGCTGGTTATTCTGCTACTGTCCAAATCGTATGCTCAACCAGCCTTCCGATTCGTTGATAAGCCTATTATTTTCGATGAAGAACGTAAGCAACTCTCCCTTGAATACCTGGCCAAACGACACGGTATTCAGCAACAGGAACCTTACATTAAACCCCTAATGATTGTATTGCATTGGACAGCCGTGCCAACGCTTGAGGCCACGTTCGATATTTTCAACCCGTCTGTCTTACCGGGTCGACCTGATCTTCAGAAGGCCAGCCGATTAAATACCTCGGTTCCATTTCTGGTTGATCGAGATGGTACCATTTTTCGGCTGCTACCCGATACGGCCTTTGCCCGGCATTGCATTGGGCTAAATTATTGTGCTATTGGGATCGAAAATATCGGTAACAACGACCTGACGAAAGCGCAGATGAAAGCCAATGTGCAACTAGTCCGCTACCTGAAACGGCAGTATAAAAGCATCGAATACTTGATTGGGCATTACGAGTACAAAGATTTTATTGGCACCCCAATCTGGAAAGAAACTGATCCTACGTACCTAACGGGCAAAATCGATCCGGGCAAATCGTTCATGCGGAAAGTCAGAAATCGAGTAAAAGATTTGCACTTAAAGGGCAGCCCAGGTGTGAGTAGTGAATCGATTTAG
- a CDS encoding TolC family protein, which yields MTLKIASYSLLFFSLFRLPALAQAPLTLRQTLQQVRTNSPALRVERLNINAAQADQTTANLRPNPVINNQTLLQLTPTPGAEAIGLMNRQRRQFWIQATKEFDIYNKRTYRNRFAEANTNLAVRSVAETERGLLFEAANRFIDAWYARIQLALLQRAKANVDTLVKLNQVRLKNLVITSTDLTRTQLISDQYDIQTRTAQQDLSNRLNELRLVIGTSDSITVAMNDSIIQPNFTLPSRFYITLNASEDSLLHLASTSRTDVKVAEANIESARRNIDLQQVLAKPRNEAGFIWNPQNAVPYAGIFLTIELPFYSRNQGEIQKSKVLEDQAGQAAALVQARIRSEVETAYRSFMTSRQNIDRYAAIRQDADRVLASVRYAYLRGATTLIDLLQAESSWFDTQTAYYQTLYTYRQNYVRLLYATGQINSY from the coding sequence ATGACATTAAAAATTGCCTCATATTCTCTATTGTTCTTTAGTTTGTTCCGTTTGCCTGCGTTGGCACAGGCGCCATTAACCTTACGGCAGACTCTTCAACAAGTTCGTACGAATAGCCCAGCTCTCCGAGTTGAACGGTTAAATATCAACGCAGCACAGGCGGATCAGACTACTGCGAATTTGAGACCAAATCCCGTTATTAATAATCAGACGCTGCTTCAGCTAACCCCCACGCCTGGAGCTGAAGCCATTGGATTAATGAATCGGCAACGGCGGCAATTCTGGATACAGGCAACCAAAGAGTTTGATATTTATAACAAGCGTACCTATCGTAATCGATTCGCCGAAGCTAATACCAATCTGGCGGTTCGGAGCGTGGCCGAAACCGAACGTGGTTTACTTTTTGAAGCCGCCAATCGGTTTATCGATGCCTGGTATGCCCGTATTCAATTAGCACTTCTGCAACGCGCCAAGGCAAATGTCGACACGTTGGTGAAATTGAATCAGGTACGGCTTAAGAATCTGGTTATTACCAGCACTGATCTTACCCGAACCCAGCTGATTTCAGACCAATATGACATTCAAACCCGTACGGCCCAACAAGATTTGAGTAATCGGTTGAATGAATTGCGTCTGGTAATCGGAACGAGCGATAGTATTACCGTCGCTATGAATGATTCGATTATTCAGCCGAATTTCACGTTGCCATCCCGCTTTTACATAACGTTGAATGCGTCGGAAGATAGTTTACTTCACCTAGCATCGACTAGCCGAACAGATGTAAAGGTAGCTGAAGCCAATATTGAATCGGCCCGCCGGAACATCGACTTGCAGCAGGTATTGGCTAAACCACGAAACGAGGCTGGATTTATCTGGAACCCCCAAAACGCGGTTCCCTATGCCGGTATATTTCTGACCATCGAGTTACCCTTCTATAGCCGTAATCAGGGTGAAATCCAGAAATCGAAGGTACTTGAAGATCAGGCTGGGCAAGCGGCTGCCTTGGTTCAGGCCCGGATTCGATCAGAAGTGGAAACAGCTTACCGCTCGTTTATGACCAGCCGGCAGAATATCGATCGCTATGCCGCAATTCGGCAGGATGCCGACCGCGTATTAGCGTCGGTGCGTTATGCCTATCTGCGGGGAGCCACTACGCTGATTGATCTGCTTCAGGCCGAAAGCTCCTGGTTCGATACCCAAACTGCTTATTACCAAACTCTTTATACCTACCGTCAAAACTATGTTCGGTTGTTATATGCAACCGGGCAGATTAACTCATATTAA